The genomic window AACTACGCCATCGAGCCAGAAATGTATGTGGATAGCACCCCTCGCGTGGGCTTTACCGACTATGCAGAGCGCTTGAATGGGCGTTTGGCAATGATTGGTTTTGTTGCCTTGATCGCAACCGAAGCCCTGTTGGGCACTTCCCTGATCAGCTGGTTGCAATCTCTGGGTCAGTAGGCTGCCAGATTGACACTCCCCCGGTTAGAAACCGGGGGATTCTCCCTTCTAGCTCCCCACAGCTTGAAGCTGTGAGGGATTCATGGAGTTCAGGGGATTGCCAACTACCCCATCCCCTGAGCCGACCGTACCCA from Thermostichus vulcanus str. 'Rupite' includes these protein-coding regions:
- a CDS encoding chlorophyll a/b-binding protein, with the translated sequence MTRYRSVVVEEGGRLNNYAIEPEMYVDSTPRVGFTDYAERLNGRLAMIGFVALIATEALLGTSLISWLQSLGQ